In Planctomycetota bacterium, the genomic window AGCAAGCGCTTCCTGCGCGTCACCGACGACCGGTTCTTCATCGTGATCGAGTCGCGCGATCCGCGGTTCTTTGCCAGCCGCACCGAACAATTCCTCAAGGATCTCGGCGCCAAGGCCGTCGAGATGGTGGAGGCCTGACCGTCATGCCGCGCATCTTCATCTTTGCAGGACTGATCGGATTGATGTGCCTGCTGTTGCCGCCGGCCATCATCGCCCGCGTCCGCAGCACCCCCAATTCAAACCTTCCGATCCGCATCGTCCAGGACATGGCCTTCCAGTCCAAGTACAAGACGCAGGCGGTCAATCCGCTCTTCGCCGACCGCAACACCATGCGTCCTCCGGTGCCCAACGCGGTGGCCCGCGGCGAGACCTACATCGACACACACCTCTACGACGGCGTGATCGAGGGGCAGTGGGCCAACGTCCTGCCGGAGCAGATCGCCACGACCTTCGCCACGCTCAAGCGCGGCCAGGAGCGCTTCAACATCTACTGCTCGGTCTGCCACGGCCTCTCCGGCTATGGCAACGGCATCATCAACCAGCGCGCAATGGAACTGGTGGCCAACGCCAACGGGCCGGTCAACGGCACCGTGTGGGTGGCCGCCAAGAACCTGGTCCACGACGAGGCCGTGGTGGTCCAGCCCGTCGGCCAGATCTTCAACACGATCACCTACGGCATTCGCAACATGGCCGGCTACGGAAGTCAGATTCCCACCGAGGATCGCTGGGCGATCGCGGCCTATGTGAAGGCCCTGCAGCGAAGCCAGAACGCCCAGCCCTCGGACGTGCCTCCGGGAACCAAAGTCGCGGAGGCCAAGTGAGATGAGTCAAAGCGCGCCCGTCATCAACCTGAGCACGGCCAACATCCGCGGCGAGAGTCTTTCCACACCCGGACAGTTGATGCGCCTCCTCGGCCTCGCCATTCTGGCGGGCTCATTCCTCATGGGGCTCAACGCCACCGACCAGGGACTCTTCCTGCGCACCTGGATGCAGGCGTGGCTCTTCGTCACCACGGTTTCCCTCGGAGCGCTCTTCTTCCTGATCGTGCAGCACATCACGCACGCGGGATGGAGCGTGGTGGTGCGCCGCCCCGCCGAGGCGCTCGCCTCGAATCTGCAGTGGCTCTGGATCGGCTTCCTGCCCTTCGTCTTCTACTGGTGGAAGGGGCAGCTGGACTTCATCTTCCCGTGGGCGAACCTCGAGGCCCTCAAGCACATCTCGCTGGAGGAGGCGGAGCTCGTCGCCAAGAAGTCGGCCTTCCTCAACGACCGCTTCTTCATGATCCGCGCCGCGATCTACCTGGTGACCTGGTTTGCGCTGTCGAAGTTCTTCGTCGGCAACTCCTTCGCGCAGGACAGCGACGGCTCGGTGGCCCGCACCAAGAAGCTCGAGAAGTGGGCGGGTCCCGCCGCGATCCTTTTCGGCGTGACCACTTCCTTCGCCGCCTTCGACTGGATCATGAGCCTCAACCCGGCCTGGTTCAGCACCATGTTCGGCGTCTACTTCTTCGTGGGCTGCTGCACCGGCGGCTTCGCCTGCCTGGGCATCGTCTGCCTGCGCCTGCAGCAACTGGGCTACCTCAAGGGGGTCATCACCTCCGAGCACTACCAGGACATCGGCAAGCTGCTCTTCGCCTTCGGCGTGGTCTTCTGGGCCTACATCGCCTTCAGCCAGTACATGCTGATCTGGTATGGCAACATTCCCGAGGAGACCGCGTGGTTCCTGGCCCGGCAGATCGGCGAGTGGCGCGTCGTCAGCGTGGTGCTGCTCTTCGGCCATTTCATCCTGCCCTTCCTCTTCCTGATCAGCCGCTGGACCAAGCGATGGCGCGGCACGCTCTTCTTCGCCTGCGTCTGGATGCTCGCCGCCCAGTGGTTCGATCTCTATTACCTGATCCATCCGCACATTCCCCACGACATCGGCACCTTCAGCACCTACGATCAGATCCTGGCCAAGTACGCCGGCGAGAGCGCCCACTTCCTCAATCCGTGGAACTGGGTCCTGCTGGCGGGGTTCTGGCTCATGATGGTCGGCACCACGCTGCGTCGGCTCGGCTCGATGGGGCTGCTTTGCGTCCGCGATCCGCGCCTGGCCGAGAGTCTGCGCTTCGAAAATATTTGATGGAACCACGAGATGACCACCGCCAACCCTGACCTTCTGCAGCAGCTCGACGATCCGGAACCCGGCAGCACCTGGTTCGTGTCGCTGGCCACCATCGTGATCTTCGTGGTCATCGTCGTGGCGGCCAGCGCCTTCTACTTCAAGATCGACGAGCATGAGATCGACGCCAAAGTCGTGGACCAGCCCACGCTGGACCTCGAGCACCTGCGCGCCGCCCAGCGTGAGGAGCTGGCGGTCTACAGCAACTACAACTGGATCCTGCCCGACGGCAAGTCGGCGACCCGGATGCGGATTCCGATCGAGCGCGCCATGGAGCTCGTGGTGCAGGACGCCAAGAGCGCACCGCGCGTCCTGCCCGCCTCGGCGAAGCCCGCTGCCGCCCCTGTGACCGCCCAGCCCGGAGCCGCGAAATGAAC contains:
- a CDS encoding cytochrome c, which encodes MPRIFIFAGLIGLMCLLLPPAIIARVRSTPNSNLPIRIVQDMAFQSKYKTQAVNPLFADRNTMRPPVPNAVARGETYIDTHLYDGVIEGQWANVLPEQIATTFATLKRGQERFNIYCSVCHGLSGYGNGIINQRAMELVANANGPVNGTVWVAAKNLVHDEAVVVQPVGQIFNTITYGIRNMAGYGSQIPTEDRWAIAAYVKALQRSQNAQPSDVPPGTKVAEAK
- a CDS encoding quinol:cytochrome C oxidoreductase; amino-acid sequence: MSQSAPVINLSTANIRGESLSTPGQLMRLLGLAILAGSFLMGLNATDQGLFLRTWMQAWLFVTTVSLGALFFLIVQHITHAGWSVVVRRPAEALASNLQWLWIGFLPFVFYWWKGQLDFIFPWANLEALKHISLEEAELVAKKSAFLNDRFFMIRAAIYLVTWFALSKFFVGNSFAQDSDGSVARTKKLEKWAGPAAILFGVTTSFAAFDWIMSLNPAWFSTMFGVYFFVGCCTGGFACLGIVCLRLQQLGYLKGVITSEHYQDIGKLLFAFGVVFWAYIAFSQYMLIWYGNIPEETAWFLARQIGEWRVVSVVLLFGHFILPFLFLISRWTKRWRGTLFFACVWMLAAQWFDLYYLIHPHIPHDIGTFSTYDQILAKYAGESAHFLNPWNWVLLAGFWLMMVGTTLRRLGSMGLLCVRDPRLAESLRFENI